One genomic region from Blastococcus sp. Marseille-P5729 encodes:
- a CDS encoding 2-oxoacid:ferredoxin oxidoreductase subunit beta, producing MSEQVMLGMPKVGGMDGVPLADAPLSRKEFTSSSEVRWCPGCGDYAILAAFQGFLPELGVKRENVVMVSGIGCSSRFPYYVDTYGMHSIHGRAPAIATGLATARPDLSVWVITGDGDALSIGGNHLIHALRRNVNIKILLFNNRIYGLTKGQYSPTSEIGKVTKSTPAGSLDRPFNPVSLALGAEASFVARTLDSDRAHLTSVLTAAAAHNGSALVEIYQNCNIFNDGAFDILKNPDTRDEAIIPIEHGQPLVFGKQQPRAVVRDGFSMKVVDAASVAESEILTHDAHCDDPSYAFALSRLSGSDLSHTPMGIFRQVQRPTYDSAAQAQLQQQVEAGPSDVDALLRGHDTWTIA from the coding sequence ATGAGCGAGCAGGTGATGCTCGGAATGCCCAAGGTCGGCGGCATGGACGGCGTACCGCTGGCGGATGCGCCGCTGTCGCGCAAGGAGTTCACCTCGTCGTCCGAGGTGCGCTGGTGCCCCGGCTGTGGCGACTACGCCATCCTCGCGGCCTTTCAGGGGTTCCTACCCGAGTTGGGCGTCAAGCGCGAGAACGTCGTGATGGTCTCGGGGATCGGTTGCTCGTCGCGGTTCCCCTACTACGTCGACACCTACGGCATGCACTCGATCCATGGCCGCGCGCCGGCGATCGCGACCGGCCTGGCCACCGCTCGTCCCGACCTGTCGGTCTGGGTCATCACCGGCGACGGTGACGCGCTGTCGATCGGCGGCAACCATCTCATCCACGCCCTGCGCCGCAACGTCAACATCAAGATCCTGCTGTTCAACAACCGGATCTACGGCCTGACGAAGGGCCAGTACTCTCCGACGTCCGAGATAGGCAAGGTCACCAAGTCGACGCCGGCTGGCTCACTGGACCGGCCCTTCAACCCGGTGTCGCTGGCCCTGGGCGCCGAGGCGTCGTTCGTCGCCCGGACGCTGGACTCCGACCGTGCGCACCTGACTTCGGTGCTCACCGCCGCGGCTGCCCACAACGGCTCGGCGCTGGTGGAGATCTACCAGAACTGCAACATCTTCAACGACGGCGCGTTCGACATCCTAAAGAACCCGGATACCCGGGATGAGGCGATCATCCCGATCGAGCACGGTCAGCCGCTGGTGTTCGGCAAGCAGCAGCCCCGCGCCGTGGTGCGCGACGGCTTCTCGATGAAGGTCGTCGACGCAGCCAGCGTCGCGGAGTCCGAGATCCTCACCCATGATGCGCACTGCGACGACCCGTCGTACGCGTTCGCGCTGTCCAGGCTGTCGGGTTCGGACCTGTCGCACACCCCGATGGGCATCTTCCGACAGGTGCAGCGGCCGACCTACGACTCGGCGGCGCAGGCCCAGCTGCAGCAGCAGGTCGAGGCGGGCCCGTCGGACGTCGACGCGCTGCTGCGCGGGCACGACACCTGGACCATCGCCTAG
- a CDS encoding polyprenyl synthetase family protein gives MGRFTAERSLRVAGIDFPDAQIASDLRAGLERVEQRLMDACHSDELTVRDAAKHLAQAGGKRFRPLLVLLASHLGEPGRDEVDKAAVVVELTHLATLYHDDVMDEAEIRRGAESANSRWTNSIAILAGDYLFAAASLLVAQLGPEAVRIQAETFQRLVTGQIQETVDPPPGTDPVERYLEVLAGKTGSLIATSGRFGAMFAGAAPEVIAAMTDFGEAIGMAFQLSDDLIDITSEEEDLGKATGTDLREGVRTLPMLFALADEQTDPRLRELLEAGPLTDDAQHREALLLLRQSTGMDRAREVLGQYVDRARAHLAALPNGAAREALDALVDFMQVRSS, from the coding sequence ATGGGACGATTCACCGCCGAGCGGTCACTGCGGGTGGCCGGGATCGACTTCCCTGACGCGCAGATCGCCAGTGACCTGCGGGCCGGGCTCGAGCGGGTCGAGCAGCGGTTGATGGATGCCTGCCACAGCGACGAGCTGACCGTCCGGGATGCTGCCAAGCACCTGGCGCAGGCCGGCGGAAAGCGCTTTCGTCCGTTGCTGGTGCTGCTGGCATCCCACCTGGGCGAGCCCGGGCGGGACGAGGTGGACAAGGCGGCGGTCGTGGTCGAGCTGACCCACCTGGCCACGCTCTACCACGACGACGTGATGGACGAGGCGGAGATCCGCCGCGGCGCCGAGAGCGCGAACTCGCGCTGGACCAACAGCATCGCGATCCTCGCGGGGGACTACCTGTTCGCGGCAGCGTCGTTGCTCGTTGCACAGCTCGGCCCGGAGGCGGTGCGGATCCAGGCTGAGACCTTCCAGCGGCTGGTCACCGGCCAGATCCAGGAGACCGTCGATCCGCCGCCAGGCACCGACCCCGTCGAGCGCTACCTGGAGGTGCTCGCCGGCAAGACCGGCTCGCTGATCGCGACCTCGGGACGGTTCGGCGCGATGTTCGCGGGGGCCGCGCCCGAGGTGATCGCCGCGATGACCGATTTCGGCGAGGCGATCGGCATGGCATTCCAGCTGTCGGACGACCTGATCGACATCACCTCCGAGGAGGAGGATCTGGGCAAGGCCACCGGCACCGATCTGCGCGAGGGCGTACGGACCCTGCCGATGCTCTTCGCGCTGGCCGACGAACAGACCGACCCCCGGCTGCGTGAGCTGCTGGAGGCCGGTCCGTTGACCGACGATGCACAGCACCGCGAGGCGCTGCTGCTGCTACGTCAGTCCACCGGCATGGACCGGGCGCGTGAGGTGCTGGGGCAGTACGTCGACCGCGCCCGTGCGCATCTTGCCGCGCTGCCGAACGGGGCGGCTCGCGAGGCGCTGGATGCCCTCGTGGACTTCATGCAGGTGCGGTCGAGCTGA
- the nuoN gene encoding NADH-quinone oxidoreductase subunit NuoN — protein sequence MNHLALDAPSIAYTSLSPILVILIAALIGVLVEAFVPRTARFPSQVGLSVVAIFGALIAVYAERNTREITAGGAITIDAPGLFAMAALLVFGLLATMLYGDRSLDAVGGTKVSHFVAEGALPAGSRADRALLPSDRVQTEVFPLALFVLAGMMVFVSTNNLLVMFVALEVFSLALYVIVGLNRRRRLLSQEAALKYFLLGSFGSGFFVFGVALIYGFSGSVDLRGVFEATTSEFANDSLMLLGLGLILVGLFFKAGIAPFHQWTPDVYQGSPTPLTAFMAAATKLAAFVALLRVLYIGFTAVGSSWQPVLAGFALISMATGALYGLSQVNLKRMLAYSSIAHAGFIMVAVLANTQHGVTASLFYLVTYGLSTVAAFACVSLIRRPDGEAARFEDWKGMGRRKPVLAAIMTILMLSMTGIPLTAGFIGKFQAFSAAIDAGYTWVVVIALLLSAVTAVFYLRLVVLMYFHEPEEDAADVVDPGTSTDVVIWITTALTVLFGIIPGPLLDLVAKATPFIG from the coding sequence GTGAACCACCTCGCTCTTGACGCCCCCTCGATCGCGTACACCTCGCTGTCGCCGATCCTGGTCATCCTGATCGCCGCGTTGATCGGAGTCCTCGTCGAGGCGTTCGTCCCTCGCACCGCGCGATTCCCCTCGCAGGTCGGCCTGTCGGTCGTCGCGATCTTCGGCGCACTGATCGCGGTGTACGCCGAGCGCAACACCCGTGAGATCACCGCCGGCGGCGCGATCACGATCGACGCTCCCGGACTCTTCGCGATGGCCGCGCTGCTGGTGTTCGGTCTGCTGGCCACGATGCTGTACGGCGACCGCAGCCTGGACGCGGTCGGCGGTACGAAGGTCAGCCACTTCGTCGCCGAGGGCGCGCTGCCGGCCGGCTCGCGGGCCGACCGCGCGCTACTGCCCTCGGACCGGGTGCAGACCGAGGTCTTCCCGCTGGCATTGTTCGTGCTCGCGGGCATGATGGTCTTCGTCTCCACGAACAACCTCCTGGTCATGTTCGTGGCGCTCGAGGTCTTCTCCCTGGCGCTGTACGTCATCGTCGGACTGAACCGGCGCCGCCGCCTGCTGTCGCAGGAGGCCGCGCTGAAGTACTTCCTGCTCGGCTCGTTCGGCTCAGGATTCTTCGTCTTCGGCGTCGCGCTGATCTACGGCTTCTCCGGTTCGGTCGACCTCCGTGGCGTGTTCGAGGCCACGACCAGCGAGTTCGCCAACGACTCGCTGATGCTGCTGGGCCTCGGCCTGATCCTGGTGGGCCTATTCTTCAAGGCCGGCATCGCGCCCTTCCACCAGTGGACGCCGGACGTATACCAGGGCTCGCCGACGCCCTTGACCGCGTTCATGGCGGCCGCCACCAAGCTCGCGGCGTTCGTCGCGCTGTTGCGCGTGCTGTACATCGGGTTCACCGCGGTCGGCAGCAGCTGGCAGCCGGTGCTGGCCGGGTTCGCGCTGATCTCGATGGCTACCGGTGCGCTGTACGGCCTGTCGCAGGTCAACCTCAAGCGGATGCTGGCGTACTCGTCGATCGCGCACGCGGGCTTCATCATGGTCGCGGTACTGGCCAACACCCAGCACGGCGTCACCGCGTCACTGTTCTACCTGGTCACCTACGGCCTGAGCACGGTCGCGGCATTCGCCTGCGTGAGCCTGATTCGTCGCCCGGACGGGGAGGCCGCCCGGTTCGAGGACTGGAAGGGGATGGGCCGCCGCAAGCCCGTCCTCGCGGCGATCATGACGATCCTGATGCTGTCGATGACCGGCATCCCGCTGACCGCCGGGTTCATCGGCAAGTTCCAGGCATTCAGCGCCGCCATCGACGCCGGCTACACCTGGGTCGTGGTCATCGCGCTGCTGCTGAGCGCCGTCACGGCCGTCTTCTACCTGCGCCTGGTCGTGCTGATGTACTTCCACGAGCCGGAGGAGGACGCCGCCGACGTCGTCGATCCCGGGACGTCGACCGACGTCGTCATCTGGATCACCACGGCATTGACGGTCTTGTTCGGCATCATTCCCGGACCCCTGCTCGACCTCGTGGCCAAGGCCACCCCGTTCATCGGCTGA
- a CDS encoding NADH-quinone oxidoreductase subunit M: MSDFPFLFLLIVLPLLGAIVVAIIGRDETGQDIAKKAAVGFALAELLVAVVMLVAFEPDGERLQFTTSVSWIKSLGVSFSLGADGIALLMIVLTALLVPIVMIASWRRESLGDDINEPGSDDPDRPASGSRARYFAWILLLEVFMIGVFAATDVFLFYVFFEAMLIPTYFLIGGYGSSRRRPAAMKFIIYSLVGGLVMLGSVIGLYVVSRSEGAATFSWDALRQMDIDSGTQTWLFLGFFIAFAIKAPLVPLHTWLPASGAEAPIGTTVLLVGVLDKVGTFGFLRYCLPLFPDASRDLAPLVLVLAVIGIIYAALQAIGADDVKRLVTYTSIAHFGYIALGIFAFTTQAGAGAVLYMFNHGIATGLLLLTVGMIIARGRSRRVTDYGGVIRVAPWLAGITFIAGMAGLALPGTNSFVSEFMVLLGSYGREPVFTIIASIGIVFAALYVLWLIQRMLMGPARGVVPMPEGGYGGHADHSSSTHDADADEDAEVHGRGATAVKQRAATRTARSVRERVFGDLTTREAGVLAPLVVLVFVLGFYPQPVLDIINPAVEQTLQIDVGIDDPGAPVDSSANGAGK; this comes from the coding sequence GTGAGTGACTTTCCCTTCCTCTTCCTGCTGATCGTCCTGCCGCTGCTGGGCGCGATCGTCGTGGCCATCATCGGGCGCGACGAGACCGGTCAGGACATCGCCAAGAAGGCCGCAGTGGGCTTCGCGCTGGCCGAGCTGCTGGTAGCGGTGGTCATGCTGGTGGCCTTCGAGCCCGACGGCGAGCGGTTGCAGTTCACCACGAGCGTCAGCTGGATCAAGTCGCTCGGGGTCAGCTTCTCGCTCGGCGCCGACGGCATCGCGCTGCTGATGATCGTGCTGACTGCGCTGCTCGTTCCGATCGTGATGATCGCGTCCTGGCGACGCGAGTCGCTCGGCGATGACATCAACGAGCCCGGCTCCGACGACCCGGACCGTCCCGCCAGCGGATCGCGCGCCCGGTACTTCGCGTGGATCCTGCTGCTCGAGGTCTTCATGATCGGCGTGTTCGCCGCCACCGATGTGTTCTTGTTCTACGTCTTCTTCGAGGCGATGCTGATCCCGACGTACTTCCTGATTGGCGGGTACGGGTCCTCGCGGCGCCGTCCGGCCGCGATGAAGTTCATCATCTACAGCCTCGTCGGCGGCCTGGTCATGCTCGGCAGCGTCATCGGCCTCTACGTCGTCAGCCGCAGCGAGGGCGCCGCCACCTTCTCGTGGGACGCCCTGCGCCAGATGGACATCGACTCCGGCACCCAGACCTGGCTGTTCCTCGGCTTCTTCATCGCGTTCGCGATCAAGGCGCCGCTGGTGCCGCTGCACACCTGGCTGCCCGCCTCCGGTGCCGAGGCACCCATCGGCACCACCGTGCTGCTGGTGGGCGTGCTCGACAAGGTCGGCACCTTCGGGTTCCTGCGCTACTGCCTGCCGCTGTTCCCCGACGCCTCGCGTGATCTGGCACCACTGGTGCTGGTGCTGGCGGTCATCGGCATCATCTACGCGGCCCTGCAGGCGATCGGTGCGGACGACGTCAAGCGGCTGGTCACCTACACCTCGATCGCGCACTTCGGCTACATCGCGCTGGGCATCTTCGCCTTCACCACCCAGGCCGGCGCGGGCGCGGTGCTCTACATGTTCAACCACGGCATCGCCACCGGCCTGCTGTTGCTGACTGTCGGCATGATCATCGCCCGCGGCCGCAGCCGCCGCGTCACCGACTACGGCGGCGTGATCCGAGTGGCGCCGTGGCTGGCCGGGATCACCTTCATCGCCGGCATGGCGGGTCTGGCGTTGCCCGGCACGAACTCGTTCGTCTCAGAGTTCATGGTGCTGCTCGGCTCGTACGGTCGTGAGCCGGTGTTCACGATCATCGCCAGCATCGGCATCGTGTTCGCCGCGCTGTACGTCCTGTGGCTGATCCAGCGCATGCTGATGGGTCCGGCCCGGGGCGTGGTCCCGATGCCCGAGGGCGGTTATGGCGGGCACGCCGACCACTCCAGCAGCACCCACGACGCGGACGCCGACGAGGACGCGGAGGTGCACGGACGAGGCGCGACAGCCGTGAAGCAGCGCGCCGCGACCCGCACCGCACGGTCGGTGCGTGAGCGCGTCTTCGGCGACCTGACCACGCGCGAGGCCGGCGTGCTGGCCCCGCTGGTCGTGCTGGTGTTCGTGCTCGGCTTCTACCCACAACCGGTCCTGGACATCATCAACCCAGCTGTGGAGCAGACATTGCAGATCGATGTCGGAATCGACGATCCGGGCGCACCGGTTGACTCGTCCGCGAACGGAGCCGGCAAGTGA
- the nuoL gene encoding NADH-quinone oxidoreductase subunit L — translation MTLAAEQVEAVTAGAPFTLTWLLIALPAAGAAILLLAGRRANAWGHLLGCATVIASFALGLYLFFELKGSPDKAQNLHMFTWSASGDLQIDAGLLLDPLSMTFVLLITGVGSLIHIYSIGYMSHDPERRKFFAYLNLFVAAMLLLVLGNSFVALYFGWEGVGVASYLLISFWNYRPAAATAAKKAFIMNRVGDVGLLLAILLMFTKIGSTSYENVFANVGALSGAVITAIGLLLLLGACGKSGQVPLQAWLPDAMEGPTPVSALIHAATMVTAGVYLICRANPIFDASETAQLVVVVVGAVTILYGAIAGCAYDDIKKVLAYSTVSQIGYMFLAAGLGAGVYALAIVHLVAHGFFKAGLFLGAGSVMHGMNDEVDMRKFGGLWKHMKITFVTFLLGYLALIGIPPLSGYFSKDPIIEAAFAEGGLKGWLLGGAALLAAGLTAFYMSRLVFMTFFGKPRWDEDVHPHESPASMTVPMILLAIGSIGGGWFLANNLPGWLEPSLGAEIDLHHAMEASPIPAAVLVVLTIVVILLGVAAAWFFVGRRDVPRQAPATVNPIVTAARANLYGDKFNETVFEKPGLALTRASLWLEERGVDGAVNGLSGGIMAGSIRARRVQNGAVRSYALSMLGGVILVVIALLAVRYS, via the coding sequence ATGACACTTGCCGCCGAGCAGGTTGAAGCGGTGACCGCGGGCGCGCCCTTCACCCTGACGTGGCTGCTGATCGCCCTGCCCGCCGCGGGTGCGGCGATACTGTTGCTGGCCGGCCGGCGCGCAAACGCGTGGGGCCACCTGCTCGGCTGCGCGACCGTGATCGCCTCCTTCGCTCTTGGCCTGTACCTTTTCTTCGAGCTGAAGGGCAGCCCCGACAAGGCGCAGAACTTGCACATGTTCACCTGGAGCGCTTCCGGTGACCTGCAGATCGACGCCGGGCTGCTGCTCGACCCGCTGTCGATGACGTTCGTGCTGCTGATCACCGGTGTCGGATCGCTGATCCACATCTACTCGATCGGCTACATGAGCCACGACCCCGAACGCCGTAAGTTCTTCGCCTACCTGAACCTGTTCGTCGCGGCCATGCTGCTGCTGGTCCTGGGCAACTCGTTCGTGGCGCTGTACTTCGGCTGGGAGGGGGTCGGCGTCGCGTCCTACCTGCTGATCTCGTTCTGGAACTACCGACCGGCCGCCGCGACCGCCGCGAAGAAGGCCTTCATCATGAACCGCGTCGGCGACGTCGGCCTGCTGCTGGCGATCCTGCTGATGTTCACCAAGATCGGCTCGACCTCCTACGAGAACGTCTTCGCCAACGTCGGTGCGCTCAGTGGCGCAGTGATCACCGCCATCGGCCTGCTGCTGCTGCTCGGTGCGTGCGGCAAGTCCGGTCAGGTGCCGCTGCAGGCCTGGCTCCCGGATGCGATGGAAGGCCCGACCCCCGTCTCCGCCCTGATCCACGCCGCTACCATGGTCACCGCGGGCGTCTACCTGATCTGCCGAGCCAACCCGATCTTCGACGCCAGCGAGACCGCGCAGCTGGTCGTGGTCGTGGTCGGTGCCGTGACGATCCTCTACGGCGCGATCGCCGGCTGCGCGTACGACGACATCAAGAAGGTGCTGGCCTACTCGACCGTCTCGCAGATCGGCTACATGTTCCTGGCCGCCGGGCTCGGCGCCGGCGTGTACGCGCTGGCGATCGTGCACCTGGTCGCGCACGGCTTCTTCAAGGCCGGGCTGTTCCTCGGCGCCGGATCGGTCATGCACGGCATGAACGACGAGGTCGACATGCGCAAGTTCGGTGGTCTGTGGAAGCACATGAAGATCACCTTCGTCACCTTCCTGCTGGGCTACCTGGCGCTGATCGGCATCCCGCCGCTGTCCGGCTACTTCTCCAAGGACCCGATCATCGAGGCCGCGTTCGCCGAGGGTGGTCTGAAGGGCTGGTTGCTCGGCGGCGCCGCGCTGCTGGCCGCGGGCCTCACCGCCTTCTACATGAGCCGCCTGGTGTTCATGACCTTCTTCGGCAAGCCGCGCTGGGACGAGGACGTGCACCCGCACGAGTCCCCGGCGTCGATGACCGTGCCGATGATCCTGCTGGCGATCGGCTCGATCGGCGGCGGCTGGTTCCTGGCCAACAACCTCCCGGGGTGGCTGGAGCCCTCGCTCGGCGCCGAGATTGACCTGCATCACGCGATGGAGGCCAGCCCTATCCCGGCCGCGGTGCTGGTGGTGCTGACGATCGTCGTCATCCTGCTCGGCGTCGCCGCTGCCTGGTTCTTCGTCGGCCGGCGCGACGTGCCGCGTCAGGCCCCGGCCACGGTCAACCCGATCGTCACGGCCGCCCGCGCCAACCTGTACGGCGACAAGTTCAACGAGACCGTCTTCGAGAAGCCCGGCCTGGCGCTCACCCGCGCATCGCTGTGGCTCGAGGAGCGCGGTGTCGACGGCGCGGTGAACGGCCTGTCGGGCGGCATCATGGCCGGCTCGATACGGGCCCGGCGCGTCCAGAACGGCGCCGTACGTAGTTATGCCCTGTCCATGCTCGGGGGCGTGATCCTGGTGGTCATCGCGCTGCTGGCGGTGAGGTACTCGTGA
- the nuoK gene encoding NADH-quinone oxidoreductase subunit NuoK — translation MSPAAYLVLAAILFTIGVVGVLVRRNAIVVFMSIELMLNSANLAFATFGRMHGELDGQLIALIVLVVAAAEVVIGLAIIMAIFRSRRSASVDDANLLKY, via the coding sequence ATGAGCCCCGCGGCGTATCTGGTCCTCGCGGCCATCCTGTTCACGATCGGCGTCGTCGGCGTGCTCGTGCGGCGCAACGCCATCGTCGTGTTCATGTCGATCGAGCTGATGCTGAACTCGGCCAACCTCGCCTTCGCGACCTTCGGGCGCATGCACGGCGAGCTCGACGGCCAGCTCATCGCGCTGATCGTGCTCGTGGTCGCCGCGGCTGAGGTCGTGATCGGCCTGGCGATCATCATGGCCATCTTCCGGAGTCGTCGCTCGGCGTCCGTCGACGATGCGAACCTGCTGAAGTACTAA